The Aythya fuligula isolate bAytFul2 chromosome 2, bAytFul2.pri, whole genome shotgun sequence genome contains a region encoding:
- the TFPI2 gene encoding tissue factor pathway inhibitor 2, with amino-acid sequence MAAGRRLPLPALLLPLACAALAPRSLTEKQRACLLPPDDGPCRALVPRWYYDRHTQSCQEFTYGGCHGNANNFLTLDDCEKSCWTIKKVPKWCRMEADGGPCRGHIKRYAFNLSSMRCEEFIYGGCYGNDNNFKDLQSCVDHCLPEKTGPLLCYSPKDEGLCSSSVPRYYYDTKSKSCKEFKYTGCGGNNNNFVTETDCYNVCGKAGSQKPAMKKPTDVFRRKMMRKLIKKPQMRNLKS; translated from the exons ATGGCCGccggccgccgcctcccgctgcccgcgctgctgctgccgctggcCTGCGCCGCCCTGGCGCCTCGCAGCCTCACAG AGAAGCAGcgagcctgcctgctgccccccgACGACGGCCCCTGCCGCGCCCTGGTGCCGCGCTGGTACTACGACAGGCACACGCAGAGCTGCCAGGAGTTCACCTACGGGGGCTGCCACGGCAACGCCAACAACTTCCTCACCCTCGACGACTGCGAGAAGAGCTGCTGGACCATCAAGA AAGTGCCCAAATGGTGCCGGATGGAGGCTGATGGAGGACCTTGCAGAGGTCATATAAAAAGATACGCCTTTAACTTAAGCTCGATGAGGTGTGAGGAGTTCATCTATGGTGGCTGTTACGGGAACGACAACAACTTCAAAGATTTGCAGTCATGTGTGGACCACTGTCTGCCAGAGAAAA CTGGTCCCTTGCTATGCTATAGCCCCAAGGATGAAGGATTGTGTTCTTCTTCTGTGCCTCGCTATTACTATGACACCAAGAGTAAATCATGTAAGGAGTTCAAATACACTGGCTGTGGTGGAAATAACAATAACTTTGTTACTGAAACAGATTGCTACAATGTCTGTGGAAAAG caGGGAGTCAGAAACCAGCCATGAAAAAGCCAACAGATGTATTCCGCAGAAAGATGATGagaaaactgattaaaaagCCTCAGATGCGTAACCTGAAGTCTTAA
- the LOC116486268 gene encoding guanine nucleotide-binding protein G(I)/G(S)/G(O) subunit gamma-11, which produces MPAINIEDLSEKDKLKMEVEQLRKEVKLERQPVSKCSEEIKNYIEERSGEDPLVKGVPEDKNPFKEKGGCVIA; this is translated from the exons ATGCCGGCCATCAACATCGAGGACCTGAGCGAGAAGGACAAACTGAAAATGGAAGTGGAGCAGCTGCGGAAAGAAGTCAAGCTGGAGAGGCAGCCG GTGTCCAAGTGCTCCGAGGAGATCAAGAACTACATCGAGGAGAGGTCGGGCGAGGACCCGCTGGTGAAGGGCGTCCCGGAGGACAAGAACCCCTTCAAGGAGAAGGGAGGCTGTGTCATCGCCTGA